The Liolophura sinensis isolate JHLJ2023 unplaced genomic scaffold, CUHK_Ljap_v2 scaffold_75, whole genome shotgun sequence genome has a window encoding:
- the LOC135481418 gene encoding uncharacterized protein LOC135481418 gives MESSTSSSSSSTPPLRFYPALDIVLLKEVLAVDPYRLDRNTEEWEKISTNVNSSLTGTKKVSVRGCKDGMKTLLKAHRRAEMMSLKASGTDEEYTERDVLLTDVDEMEREAAKCKEEKKGAQSAEKQKEEQGKEIREAAMQSLKRSGENAGQDDAASPKKRRSGRTDFTTYFEMLREKNNKDAELKAKQLELEKEKFDLERREREFRMERDSLMMDLIRQLIDKKNNES, from the exons ATGGAGAGCTCAACATCAAGTTCAAGTTCAAGCACGCCGCCACTTCGTTTTTATCCAGCCCTGGATATTGTGCTTCTGAAGGAAGTTTTGGCAGTTGATCCTTACAGGCTGGACAGAAACACGGAAGAATGGGAGAAAATATCCACCAACGTCAATTCCAGCCTTACAGGGACGAAGAAAGTTTCTGTCAGGGGCTGTAAGGATGGGATGAAAACCCTACTAAAGGCCCACCGTAGAGCTGAAATGATGTCACTGAAAGC ATCAGGAACAGATGAGGAGTATACAGAGAGGGATGTGCTGTTGACAGATGTGGATGAGATGGAGAGAGAGGCTGCAAAATGTAAAGAAGAGAAGAAAGGGGCCCAATCTGCAGAAAAGCAGAAAGAAGAACAAGGCAAGGAAATTAGAGAAGCTGCAATGCAGTCCCTCAAAAGATCAG GTGAGAACGCAGGCCAGGATGATGCAGCCAGTCCAAAGAAGAGAAGAAGTGGCAGAACTGACTTTACAACGTACTTTGAGATGCTacgtgaaaaaaataacaaagatgCTGAGTTGAAGGCCAAGCAGTTAGAGCTGGAGAAAGAGAAATTTGACTTGGAGAGAAGAGAAAGAGAATTCAGGATGGAGCGTGATTCCCTTATGATGGACTTAATTCGCCAATTGATTGACAAGAAAAATAATGAGTCATAA